In Arthrobacter sp. StoSoilB5, one genomic interval encodes:
- a CDS encoding YggT family protein: protein MGIVFGLIYIVLLLFFIALIIRLIFEWVQMFARQWRPRGVALVTAHVVYSVTDPPLRRLRRLIPPLQLGGISLDLGFLILIIAVSIAMAVSSSLA from the coding sequence GTGGGCATTGTTTTCGGCCTTATCTATATTGTGTTGTTGCTGTTTTTCATTGCCCTTATCATCAGGCTGATCTTCGAATGGGTTCAGATGTTCGCCCGTCAATGGCGGCCCCGCGGTGTGGCTTTGGTAACAGCCCATGTTGTCTACTCCGTGACAGACCCACCACTGAGGAGGCTTCGCAGGCTGATACCGCCACTGCAACTGGGCGGTATCTCCCTTGACCTGGGCTTCCTGATCCTGATTATCGCCGTAAGCATTGCCATGGCGGTGAGCAGCAGCCTGGCATAG
- a CDS encoding YggS family pyridoxal phosphate-dependent enzyme, which translates to MTSLGSNDALPGDAASDPRTTELARRLEVVRTRISAATAAAGREDPPGLIVVTKFHPAADVRRLAGLGVRDVGENRDQEAAAKSAELADLDVRWHFIGQLQSKKAKSVAKYAYSVQSVDRPQVIDALEKAISREKDATGRDDLECYVQVSLDEDAGAHRGGAHPLEVESLAEKIASAPGLRLAGLMAVAPLGADPEAAFERLAVISAALRANYPDASGISAGMSQDLEAAIKFGATHLRIGSDILGSRPAVG; encoded by the coding sequence ATGACTAGCCTTGGAAGCAACGACGCCTTGCCTGGTGACGCAGCTTCGGATCCCCGCACCACGGAACTCGCCCGGCGTCTTGAGGTGGTCAGGACACGGATCTCAGCGGCAACAGCTGCGGCAGGACGTGAGGATCCGCCGGGGCTGATCGTCGTGACCAAGTTCCACCCGGCAGCGGATGTCCGGAGGCTTGCCGGATTAGGCGTCCGGGACGTAGGCGAGAACCGGGACCAGGAGGCTGCAGCCAAGAGCGCCGAGCTCGCAGACCTGGACGTCCGATGGCACTTCATTGGACAGTTGCAAAGCAAAAAAGCGAAGTCAGTGGCCAAATACGCCTACTCTGTACAGTCCGTGGATCGCCCCCAGGTGATTGACGCGCTGGAAAAGGCAATCTCCCGTGAAAAAGATGCCACCGGGCGAGATGACCTTGAGTGTTACGTGCAGGTCAGCCTGGATGAGGACGCCGGTGCCCACCGTGGCGGCGCCCATCCCTTGGAGGTGGAATCCCTTGCGGAGAAGATCGCTTCCGCGCCCGGACTGAGGCTGGCCGGCTTGATGGCCGTGGCGCCGTTGGGTGCCGATCCCGAAGCGGCGTTTGAAAGACTGGCGGTCATTTCCGCAGCACTCCGGGCTAATTATCCGGACGCTTCCGGGATATCAGCAGGGATGAGCCAGGACCTTGAGGCCGCTATCAAGTTTGGGGCGACACACCTGAGAATTGGCTCCGATATTCTCGGTTCGCGTCCGGCCGTGGGGTAG
- the sepF gene encoding cell division protein SepF: MAGALRKTMIYLGLADGDEHYESEQAVAHHDEERPQAQDREERRAPAPVREVVREMPTVDAEEEYRAPVTPIKRAASSREDASGLRQITTVHPRSYNDAKIIGESFRDGIPVIMNVTDMGEADAKRLVDFSAGLVFGLHGSIERVTNKVFLLSPSYVEVIGDDKKASETQASFFNQS, encoded by the coding sequence ATGGCTGGCGCTCTGCGCAAGACAATGATCTATCTTGGGCTCGCCGACGGCGATGAACACTACGAATCTGAGCAGGCCGTCGCGCACCACGACGAAGAACGCCCCCAGGCACAGGACCGGGAAGAGCGCCGAGCTCCTGCACCCGTCCGGGAAGTTGTCCGTGAAATGCCCACTGTTGACGCCGAAGAGGAATACCGCGCACCCGTGACACCCATCAAGCGTGCGGCGTCGAGCCGCGAAGATGCCTCTGGCTTGAGGCAGATCACCACAGTTCATCCACGTTCCTACAATGACGCCAAGATTATTGGTGAAAGCTTCCGGGATGGCATTCCCGTGATCATGAATGTGACTGATATGGGCGAGGCAGACGCCAAGCGCCTGGTGGACTTCTCCGCCGGTTTGGTTTTTGGCCTCCACGGCAGCATTGAGAGGGTGACGAACAAGGTCTTCCTGTTGTCGCCGTCCTACGTCGAAGTCATCGGGGACGACAAGAAGGCCAGTGAAACCCAGGCCAGCTTCTTCAACCAAAGCTAA
- a CDS encoding DivIVA domain-containing protein gives MALTPEDVVNKRFQPTKFREGYDQDEVDDFLDEIVVELRRLNQENDELRKKLGEAGSAVPAATAAAPVVEKVPAPVKVDKEAEAKAEAEAKAAEAAKKKEAEQAAAAAKAPAPSNGVTPSAESAAGLLAMAQQMHDKHVADGAQQKEKIIAEAQIEASSLVNDAQEKSRKILGALEQQRSVLERKVEQLRGFERDYRSRLKAYIEGQLRDLDARGSVAAPEVGEATADV, from the coding sequence ATGGCTTTGACGCCAGAAGACGTTGTCAACAAGCGCTTTCAGCCGACCAAGTTCCGCGAAGGCTACGACCAGGACGAGGTAGATGACTTCCTCGACGAGATCGTGGTTGAACTGCGCCGCCTGAACCAGGAGAACGACGAACTTCGCAAGAAGCTCGGCGAAGCTGGCTCGGCCGTGCCGGCGGCAACTGCTGCGGCTCCGGTCGTCGAGAAGGTTCCGGCCCCGGTCAAGGTGGACAAGGAAGCCGAGGCCAAGGCGGAAGCCGAGGCCAAGGCTGCTGAAGCTGCCAAGAAGAAGGAAGCCGAGCAGGCCGCTGCGGCTGCCAAGGCACCTGCACCCAGCAACGGTGTTACGCCTTCCGCTGAGTCCGCTGCAGGCCTGCTGGCCATGGCGCAGCAGATGCACGACAAGCACGTTGCCGACGGTGCACAGCAGAAGGAAAAGATCATCGCTGAGGCGCAGATCGAGGCTTCCAGCCTGGTCAACGACGCCCAGGAGAAGTCCCGCAAGATCCTTGGCGCCCTTGAGCAGCAGCGCTCGGTCCTCGAGCGCAAGGTTGAGCAGCTCCGTGGCTTCGAACGCGACTACCGCTCGCGCCTGAAGGCCTACATCGAGGGCCAGCTGCGCGACCTCGACGCCCGTGGTTCCGTCGCTGCCCCTGAGGTCGGCGAAGCAACCGCTGACGTTTAG